The Capsicum annuum cultivar UCD-10X-F1 chromosome 1, UCD10Xv1.1, whole genome shotgun sequence sequence CCCCACAACCCTCACACCCTAACCTCCCTGGACCCCTCTCCACTCTGGCATAATTCAATATCCTCCCGAGTCGCTTTGTCTCGTTCAGATTCACCACTTCCTCCACACCACCAATGTACCTCCCCTTCACGAACAACCTTGGGACACTCGCGTCCTCTCCCTCTCCGAGCAACTCCTTCAGCTCCTGACGAAACTCGCCATGCAGCGACACATCACGCTCGTCGAAAACCACCCTATGAGATTCCAAAATTAACCTCACTTTGTTACAATCCTCGAACGTGCGACGCACGCCACCTAGCGACGTCGTGTAGACAACCAATGAGTCATCGCCACGTGGCGGACACTTTTCGGGGTAGTCATGTAAAGGATTAAACTTAATAAACATTGgaactttcccttctttttcCCTCTCCATTTTGTCCCTCAACAAAAATATATTCTCTTTCACTGGCTTGTACCCTTGTTGAGATTGTGCCACATCCCCATTATGAACCACAATTTGTGACTCATTTTTTTTCACTGTTTTATTACTAAACTTTTGAAATCTTTTATTTTCCTCATCAGTAAACTGCATCATGGACTCTTTTTTCTTGACTTCATTTGGTTTTTTTGAATCTTTAGATGACAATTTGTATTCAAGTTCTTCAAGGGTATGAAAGGAAAAACTCTTTCTTGGAATTTTCCTTTTTGGGGAGGCGCCGCCTTCTTCCTCCTCCACGGAGGGAGGAGGAGGCAGCGCCGGTAGGGCAAGGAGGGTTTTTTTAGGTGATTTTTGAGGTGGTGGATTTTGTAAAGTAGGTTTTAAATCTTCTAAGGCTTTGCTAACTTCATCCCAAGATTTAGGAGCATCATCAATAGATGAGTTGAGTTTTTCAAGAATTGGTTGTGCTACTTTTGTTGGCTTCTCATTTTCCTCTGGCTCGTCTTGATCCAACTCACCTTCTTCCATCTGTTTTGATATAAATTTATCACgtcaaatcaacaaaaaaaaataattaaatgtgaAATTATAACTAAAATTAGATGATAATATATGCTCTAGGGATTCATTCGAACTtcttagacaaaaaaaaaaagttttacatATGTGCATGATGAAATTAGCTAGTGAAAATCCATCCTCTATCACTATAaccaaattataatttctttatttttaatttagttattaataaCAAGTAATTTTCAATTTATAAATAACAGTTTAGAAAACATGTTCCACGTAAACAAGAGAATATActtgtaaaattatttgaaaatggagaagataaatgaataatattaaaagatttttcaattaaatttaagATTAATCAGGATATCTGTGCATAGAAGCTACGATGTTGTACGATGCATTTAAAGCTTATTTAACTATAAACCTTAGTGTAAAATACTTTTAATTAATTTGCGCCACACTTGTCAAACAACAACTAACAAGATCAATGGCTAAACCCTCCACAGTGTAATAGCCTGCAAATCACACTAGACAAGTCAGGTGCGACAGACTCGACTCAGAAGGCATTGAGGAGGGATCGAACCCGAGTCATCCGTGTGAATAACCACCCTCCAAACCAACTTGAGCCATCCCGAAGGACACAACATACATTATTAGTAAATGTAAATTTTATGAGTAAAAATGTAAATACCTTGTTATTATTACCCCCTTTTAGCCATGGTTCTTCAATGGAGTTGATATCGAAGACTGCAAAACTAGTCGGCGGTGGACGGTAGACGTCGACGGCGGCCTCTATTCTTTTAGATGAGGCACAACCCATGGTT is a genomic window containing:
- the LOC107864138 gene encoding uncharacterized protein LOC107864138, with the translated sequence MGCASSKRIEAAVDVYRPPPTSFAVFDINSIEEPWLKGGNNNKMEEGELDQDEPEENEKPTKVAQPILEKLNSSIDDAPKSWDEVSKALEDLKPTLQNPPPQKSPKKTLLALPALPPPPSVEEEEGGASPKRKIPRKSFSFHTLEELEYKLSSKDSKKPNEVKKKESMMQFTDEENKRFQKFSNKTVKKNESQIVVHNGDVAQSQQGYKPVKENIFLLRDKMEREKEGKVPMFIKFNPLHDYPEKCPPRGDDSLVVYTTSLGGVRRTFEDCNKVRLILESHRVVFDERDVSLHGEFRQELKELLGEGEDASVPRLFVKGRYIGGVEEVVNLNETKRLGRILNYARVERGPGRLGCEGCGGARFVPCFDCGGSCKVVNGDAKERCPQCNENGLIHCPICD